In a genomic window of Pirellulales bacterium:
- a CDS encoding helicase C-terminal domain-containing protein, translating into MTLTPAEILGPAGRIAARLARYEDRPQQAAMAEATWRALIERKHLVVEAGTGVGKSFAYLVPAILAAAAPEEERVARRIVISTHTISLQEQLITKDIPLLNAVIPLEFSAVLVKGRHNYLSRRRLRGAMQRAGTLFREEVEFAELRRLARWAESTTDGSLSDLETRPLAQVWDEAQSDHGNCMGRDCPSYADCFYYTARRRAQGAQLLVVNHALFFSDLSLRRQGGAILPDYDAVVFDEAHNLEAVASDHLGLEIHSGNIEYVLNKLYNDRTNRGLLVHRKLADAERQVLECRFAADEFFEAVRNWRELQGGSSGRVARADIVDNPLSPQLVKLSRMVRSQGDFAIEREERQDFLAAADRLTALAGQVDDWLEQRLDNNVYWVDVTRGRRPRISLAAAPIDVGPALREHLFEKVGSVIMTSATLAVGKELSFDYFKSRVGLTQVKAQALGSPFDYQRQVELVLVDGMPDPNSQREQFERTAISMIQRYVARTDGHAFVLFTSYDMLRRAATELTPWLASRNMTLYSQADGGSRTRMLDQFKRDPRGVLLGTDSFWQGVDVPGDALRTVIITKLPFTVPDRPLLAARMESIKSAGGEPFRSYQLPEAVLKLKQGFGRLIRTAQDTGTVVILDSRVLHKAYGQVFLGSLPDCRRVVEHVSSDH; encoded by the coding sequence ATGACCCTGACGCCCGCCGAAATCCTGGGGCCCGCCGGCCGCATCGCGGCGCGATTGGCGCGCTACGAAGATCGACCGCAACAGGCGGCGATGGCCGAAGCGACGTGGCGGGCCTTGATTGAGCGCAAGCATTTGGTAGTCGAAGCCGGCACGGGAGTTGGCAAGAGCTTTGCCTACCTGGTGCCGGCCATTCTGGCCGCAGCCGCGCCCGAAGAGGAGCGCGTCGCGCGGCGGATCGTGATCTCGACGCACACGATCAGCCTGCAAGAGCAGTTGATCACGAAGGACATCCCTCTTCTGAACGCGGTGATTCCGCTCGAGTTTTCCGCCGTGTTGGTCAAGGGACGGCACAACTATCTGAGCCGCCGGCGGCTGCGCGGCGCGATGCAACGGGCCGGCACCCTATTCCGCGAAGAAGTCGAATTCGCCGAGCTGCGCCGGCTGGCCCGTTGGGCCGAATCGACGACCGATGGCTCGCTATCGGATTTGGAGACGCGGCCTTTGGCCCAGGTCTGGGATGAGGCCCAGAGCGATCATGGCAACTGCATGGGACGCGACTGCCCGAGCTACGCGGACTGCTTCTATTACACAGCGCGGCGCCGTGCCCAGGGGGCACAGCTGCTCGTGGTCAATCACGCGTTGTTCTTCAGCGATCTGTCGCTACGTCGCCAAGGAGGGGCCATTCTGCCCGATTACGATGCCGTGGTGTTTGACGAGGCTCATAACCTCGAGGCCGTGGCCAGCGACCATCTGGGCCTGGAGATTCATTCGGGCAACATCGAATACGTATTGAACAAGCTGTACAACGACCGCACGAACCGGGGGTTGCTCGTGCATCGTAAGCTGGCCGACGCCGAGCGACAGGTACTGGAGTGTCGGTTCGCGGCCGATGAGTTCTTCGAGGCTGTTCGTAATTGGCGCGAGTTACAGGGAGGTTCGAGCGGCCGCGTCGCCAGGGCCGACATCGTCGACAACCCACTCAGTCCCCAGTTGGTCAAGCTCTCGCGCATGGTGCGCAGTCAAGGTGATTTTGCCATCGAGCGCGAAGAGCGGCAGGACTTTCTCGCCGCCGCCGATCGTTTGACGGCACTGGCCGGGCAGGTGGACGACTGGTTGGAACAGCGCCTCGATAATAACGTCTATTGGGTCGACGTCACCCGAGGGCGCAGGCCGCGGATTAGTCTGGCGGCGGCGCCGATCGATGTGGGGCCGGCGCTACGAGAGCACCTGTTCGAGAAAGTGGGCAGCGTCATCATGACCAGCGCCACACTGGCCGTCGGCAAGGAATTGTCATTCGACTACTTCAAGTCACGTGTCGGATTGACCCAAGTAAAGGCCCAGGCGCTGGGGAGTCCATTCGATTACCAGCGGCAGGTCGAATTGGTGCTGGTCGACGGCATGCCGGATCCGAACTCGCAACGAGAGCAATTCGAACGGACGGCGATTTCCATGATCCAGCGGTACGTGGCACGGACCGATGGGCACGCGTTCGTGCTGTTCACGAGCTACGACATGTTGCGTCGTGCCGCCACCGAGCTGACGCCCTGGCTGGCCAGCCGGAACATGACACTTTACTCGCAAGCCGACGGCGGGTCGCGGACGCGGATGCTGGATCAGTTCAAGCGCGATCCGCGCGGAGTTCTACTGGGAACCGATAGCTTTTGGCAGGGAGTCGACGTGCCGGGCGACGCGCTGCGCACGGTGATCATCACCAAGCTGCCCTTCACTGTCCCGGATCGGCCATTACTGGCGGCCCGGATGGAGTCGATCAAATCGGCTGGCGGCGAGCCATTTCGTAGTTATCAACTGCCCGAGGCCGTGCTCAAGCTCAAGCAGGGCTTTGGCCGTCTGATACGCACAGCCCAGGATACCGGCACTGTGGTGATCCTGGACTCGCGGGTCCTACACAAGGCTTATGGGCAGGTCTTCTTGGGATCATTGCCTGATTGCCGGCGGGTGGTTGAGCACGTCTCGTCGGACCACTAA
- a CDS encoding thiazole synthase, producing MTPEHATASPRLPARQPEIAGDDYFRLGTHLLASRLIVGTGKYASYELMAQALDLSGTDCITVAVRRERLVDAAGRNILEYIDTSRYVLLPNTAGCFTAEDAIRVARLGREILLGIENPGADWVKLEVLGDAKTLLPDPIATVAATEKLVAEGFQVLCYTTDDPITARRLKEAGATSVMPAGSPIGSGQGILNPNNIRICLEYLKEGDPDYPVIVDAGVGTASDVTFAMELGVDGVLLNTGIAHAADPLVMARAMRAATTAGRLAYQAGRIPRKLYATASSPETGTIAPVKPR from the coding sequence ATGACGCCCGAACATGCAACCGCGAGCCCTCGTCTGCCTGCGCGACAGCCCGAGATTGCTGGCGACGACTATTTCCGCCTGGGCACTCATTTGCTGGCCAGCCGGCTCATCGTCGGCACAGGCAAATATGCCAGTTACGAACTGATGGCGCAGGCTCTGGACCTTTCCGGAACCGATTGCATCACCGTGGCCGTGCGCCGCGAACGATTGGTCGACGCGGCGGGTCGCAATATCTTGGAATACATCGACACCAGTCGTTACGTGCTGTTGCCGAACACAGCAGGCTGCTTTACCGCCGAGGACGCCATTCGTGTGGCGCGGCTGGGGCGCGAGATCCTGTTGGGCATCGAGAATCCTGGGGCCGATTGGGTCAAGCTCGAAGTGCTCGGCGATGCCAAGACGCTGCTCCCTGATCCGATTGCTACCGTGGCAGCCACGGAGAAGCTGGTGGCCGAAGGTTTCCAGGTGCTGTGTTATACGACGGACGATCCGATCACGGCCCGCCGGCTGAAAGAGGCCGGCGCCACCAGCGTAATGCCGGCCGGCAGCCCGATCGGCTCGGGACAGGGCATCCTCAACCCGAACAATATTCGCATCTGCCTGGAGTATCTCAAGGAGGGAGACCCGGACTACCCCGTCATAGTCGACGCGGGCGTGGGCACGGCCAGCGACGTGACGTTTGCCATGGAGTTGGGCGTGGACGGCGTGCTGTTGAACACCGGTATCGCGCACGCGGCCGACCCACTGGTTATGGCCCGGGCTATGCGCGCGGCTACGACGGCCGGTCGTCTGGCGTATCAGGCTGGGCGAATACCTAGGAAGCTTTACGCCACGGCCAGCAGCCCCGAGACTGGCACCATTGCGCCGGTGAAGCCTCGCTAA
- the thiS gene encoding sulfur carrier protein ThiS, with amino-acid sequence MTNPSSTAAHGSRDRESATALVHIVCNGQPRTVASGVTVADLLVELALPPRQVAVEVNLELVPRAVHTERTLVEGDCVEIVSLVGGG; translated from the coding sequence ATGACCAATCCCTCCTCTACCGCGGCGCATGGCTCGCGCGACCGCGAATCTGCGACCGCCCTTGTGCACATTGTCTGCAACGGCCAACCACGCACCGTCGCGTCTGGCGTTACCGTGGCCGATTTGCTGGTCGAGCTTGCGCTGCCGCCGCGCCAGGTGGCCGTCGAGGTGAACCTGGAACTCGTGCCGAGGGCCGTTCATACGGAACGAACGTTAGTCGAGGGGGATTGTGTCGAGATTGTTTCGCTCGTGGGAGGAGGATAG